Genomic segment of Arachis hypogaea cultivar Tifrunner chromosome 11, arahy.Tifrunner.gnm2.J5K5, whole genome shotgun sequence:
tattttataaatatttaatgagtataataaataaaaaattataaatatttaaagaatataataaatataaattaattgatgagttattaaaatcaaaataataattaatttaatattaaataaaactaaaaaaagatatttattttaaaaataaaaaataaaattataaataattatttaattataactaaattaattagttcaatctgtaatttattaattaaattaataacttaatAATCTTTAATCGGTTGGATTAATGATTTGATTATGAGAACTAGTGGGGAAAGAGAGAGTGAGTTAGGGAAGCGTGAGTGTCCAATAGAAACAAAAGGAATGAAGTCACGACATACGTAATGCAATGGGTATCCAAACAAAAAGGGCCTAAACCTTGTTGCCCAAGCGTGGCTGTGGCTGACCAAAGAATCTGATGCCAGTCATACCCAATTTTTGTGGACCCACCAACAATTTCGGAGCCACACACTCTCTCTCGAATTGAAGAATGAAGCGTATTTGacaattcacaaatgaaatcaaACTTATTATAACATCTAATTTTCATAGCTCTATAAATACGCCCTCAAAACCCACACAAACCAATTCCTAATTCTCATAtaaactctctttctttttctctctctttttttaaaccaaaaaacaaaaacagaatgtGTCCTTCTGGCAGGAGCCTCCGCACAACTGCCTCCTCCGGTTTCCGACCAGCCTTCGACATCCTCGACGCTGACCACGACGGAAAGATCAGCCGCGAGGACCTCCGCGCCTTCTACTCCTCCGTCTACGGCCGCGGAGAAGATGACGTCATCGGTGCAATGATGACGGTTGCCGACACCAACAAGGACGGCTTTGTGGAGTACGAGGAGTTCGAGCGCGTTCTCTCTGCCGTGGGAAACACCGAGAGGTGCGGCACCTCGAGACCGGTGGGGTGTGGAGCCATCGAGGATGTGTTCAGGGTCATGGACAGAGACGGCGACGGCAAGCTCAGCCACCGTGACCTCAAGGTATACATGGAATCCGCCGGATTCTCCGCCACCGACGACGATATCGCCGCCATGATACAGTTCGGCGGTGGAGACCAGAACGGCGGCGTAACCTTCGATGGCTTGCTTCGTATATTAGCTCTTGATTGTGCTCCGCATAATTAGTCAGTAgttattgttcgagtttgaatgaacacgttttttttttttttttttttttttttgagaattgaGATGATGATGAAAAATCGAAGATACAATACGTGAATACGTACAAAGCTACGAGTTGTTATAATCGTGGGAACGTGACGAATTAAACTTAAGTTTCTGTCTTGGTGTTTGTATTTTTCATTATTAATTTGCAAAATATTGTTTCCGTAACTATGGAAAATGGACAAGCGTTTTTGGCTTTTAGCATACGACAATGAAAGAAGCATATTCGTTAAAGTTGTGGTTTTGATGTAATGAGACACTGGGGTCTGCAGCAGAATGCAGTTGCAGATATGATATCACGTTCTATTGTTTTGATTAACTCATCGTCTGAATCCAGAAAGCATTTTTTGATTCTTAGACACAAGTTTTTGAACTTGTTGAATTTCGTATAATGATAATAAATATCTTATTTCAACTATTATTCATATAACACATTTTGCTTCTTCCAATAATGAAATCAAGAGCAGAACATACTATTTCAGTGCCAGAAGCTAAGAGATTTTGTACACTAAAAACTAGCGTCATAATCTGGAcatatttatttagaatattattttactataataGGACATATTTATTTAGGATATTATTTTGCTATAAGAAAACCTATTGTCCGAATTGGATATATATAAGTAAAGTATATAACATCACCTATAactagaagttcatcaacttttTTCACGAGCTTTTAAAACATCCATTTAAGCTTTACCATGTGATTCTCTAAAAGAATAATTCTCCACGTACAGacatttttttatacaagtctttatAAGTCATTTATATTAACGCGCATCGAATCGTTACTGCATATTTtcattgcaccttcttcttctttttgttgcatattcttcttcctttttctcttctttttcttcttttctttcgtttcttgccttctctttctccttcttcatttacgtgcttttctctctattttcttttttcattattctcgatttccattgttttttgacatcaaactctgaaatcgtttttgaagaagaaggagcagcagaagatgaggaggagaaagagaaagagttctgaattatgcataaggtgtacttcaacgatttttgggtgtatttcttaaatcctttgggtgtagttttgtaatcctttgggtgtatttctataatcgtttgggtgtatttctgtaatcctttgggtgtatttctgaagttccattatcttcaaatttggcaagaagctcgttttcatggaggaagaagaagaagagtcgttcataatgcatggtgagtagcgcgctttggaaacaggaagtggttgaataacgtacgtttatttactcttgaatgtgggaGTGTAATGCGTGTGTTTTGTTGGACTTgtgccaacttgtaagacttgtaagccaaaaagacttgtatgtgtagcaggcctctcTCTAAAATGTGTGAAACAATTAGGACGGGAAGTGTGTGGAGCCATGAGCCAGCTTGAACTCGACTCGTTAATAGTTCGATAAGCTAAACTTGTAAGCTAGTGAGCGACGTTTGAGCctggaattgagctcataaattaaatgagccgagcttgagcttggataaaCTCAACTCATTAGCTCATAAACtagctcgattatatatattaatacacatatcctatatgcatttaatcaatacttttaatattatatatatatatatatatatatgatcttagttatttaaaattttatatttattttttatatataattttgatgtaggatataaataaaaaatttataattaattgatagataaataatatataaaattgatctttttaaatattttttaaaatatataagttataatttattgatataaaatgatCGATTATGTTCCTATTATTTGAGCAAGCTCGTGAGCTCGAGGTAGTTCGTAAGTCGAGCTTGAACTTAAGAAATagactcgattgttaatgagttgaGTCGTGAGTCAAGCTCAATTTTTATAAGCCGAACTTGAGCTTGGTTTAGCTCGACTCAACTCGGTTCACTTCCAGTCCTCGAAACAACTAAAATTAAACCTGAAATGAATTGATTTCCGTTCACTTATATGAATGCTTCGTGATTTAAACATTATAAAGGACTTGGTGAGCTtctatcccaaaaaaaaaaaaaatctttttttttaattattttttaaaaatttaaaaataaaaataaaaataattttatatttaaatttctcatataaaaatattttttatttattaattatgtttgagtataataatataaaaatattttttatttatttattatataaaaaatatctttttttaaaaaacaaaattttttttaaaaaatataaattatagtttctcaaaaaaattaattcttgtgCTCGTACATCAATACCAATTATATATGATGTGCACATGCACAAATATGTCGatccaaaataacaataaaaaaaattcatattttttatgaCTAAATTATGGATGgatctgataccacttgttgaaataaattaattttaataacctaaatcatccatattgaattataaaaaaatagatcaTAATACGGAAGCATACCTTTACTCATAAAAATCAGAAATTGATAGAAggatttggatcttgtggttctttcgaccTTCCTCAACCAAAACCTTTTATATTCCTAGGTGGCTAAattgcaactcttttgatggggaaagagcaacaaaggggctttggtatattggggaccgaaaccctgaaggcctatttatatttgagcatagcATCTATTAAACcttaaaacccaaataaaatagtatctaaagtccaaaagataatatatctaaaatccaaaagataattatataaaaaacaaaagataatatccggttttattctcatttaattccaaatcaaaagtaataatgacttattcaatttatcatttaaaacaataaataagatcaccattatataagtcatttaatttgaaatagcataatttgtgattataattaatatatgtattgcccacaaacaaaTTAGGAAATAAAAATAgtttcctaacaatctcccacttgggctatacatatattatttcttgacataatcacatcttataaactttatgcgtgcatctgaatgctatttctctcattactttaataatctggtccgtctcatacattaATATAGAACTACcacagcttttatcacattaatatcGTGACTAAACCAtgacaatcaccatcctaatatacttaacgacatagatcaaatttggatgagtaatatgaaaATTACAtaccaagtgatctcatgcatgtctatttccagctggtccaactttaaaactttattgagatcaaacacaatacaaatattgcaaaatgaacatttcacataacatgaaataaaccatcaacttaattctgcagaaaaataactcaacatctgtcataggacatatagtataaaataaactcccactaaaccaaggcatcacaaatattgacacccatccaagcagtgtgctcatgaaagactttagggatcaattCCTTGGTTATTGAGTCTGCTAGTATATACTATGTTCCTATATGTCCTATGGAAATCtatttttcttaaactttctccttgacaactaagagtttgatgtctgtatgcttcgattttgtcaagctcttattgttattgaagtatagtactgctgacttattatcacaaaatatctttaatgacaaatgtcatctactatacggagctcagtgacaaagtttcgcaatCATATGCTATAAGATCGGAATCAGAGTAtccaatgatctccaaattttctgatctccgataagtaagcatgtaatcctttgttctctttagATAACGCATTACACGTTTAGTAGCTATCCAATGATTCATGCTCGGATTGCTCAAGTATTtacccaacactcccactataaatgatatatcgggacgtatgtagacttgagcatacattaagctccctaatgctgatgcataaggtttatcatgcatcgatgtcctctcaagatcatttttTTGGGTATAGcttgagactgaacttgtctcctttagttACGGGTGTGTCTATTGGTTTATAACTTTCCatgccatatctacttaaaatcttttcgatatagtcCTTTTGTGATAATCTAAGAATACCTTGAGagcgatctcttagtatctcgatttctaatacaaaagaggcatcaccaagatctttcattttgaatttgttcgatagaaatttcttagtttcatgcaacaagcctatatcaCTACTGgtaagtagaatgtcatcaacatataagaccaaaaaaagtatttactcccactgaacttgcggtatacacatttctctataatatttacctcaaaaccatatgaggtaataacttgatgaaacttgtgataccattaaAGGGAAGCTTGTTTGAGATCATAGatggattttttctttttttgttggaTCTCATTAATGgtacttcttgaggttgttgagcttgctgtatgggttgGGATTAAGAaagattcttattatttttctgtagcagtatcttgaacaacaacaatattctcattgttctcttgtactacaactggatctacagtagaattctcattgtgctcttgtactataactgtatcttgaacaataataggtacaaagacctgatcattgtcagttatagaatcctcatcaaaagctacatttctaatattttctttcccccaaactcaacatcctcaagaaatcttgCATTTCCCGTTTCAAAATAGACCTTGATGTAGGATTTTAAAACTTGTACCTCGTGAAtgctcagcgtaaccaacaaagtagcaactaattgttcttgagtccaattttttttccatgcggcctataaggtcgcgcctcagctggacatccccaaatatgcaaatgatTTATACTGGACTTTTTCCCAATCTAAATTTCATATGaggttttgttaactgctttacttggcaccctattaaggatgtatactgcggtctttaaggcttctccccaAAGTGATTCAGGCAAAGAAGAAtaactaatcatacttctcaccgtgtctttaagagttcggttccttcgctttgcaacaccattcatgctaggtttgcctggcatagtgtattgcggaacaataccacactcctctaggaaaagagcaaaaggcctgGGACATTGCTCACCTAAATCGTCATATCTTTcatagtattcaccaccacgatcagatttgacaattttaattttctttccaagttgaagttcaacttcagctttgaaagacttgaaaacatccaacgcttgggacttttcatgaattaaatatagatatccgtaacgagagtaatcatctatgaacgtaataaagtaccgttgtccattccaagagacagtagggaatgggccacatatatcggtatgtatcagttctaagacatctttagctctctcggaacctaatttcctttcgtttgtccttttcctctttatgcactcaatgcagacttcaaagtccgccaaatttaggggtccaagaattccatccaacacgagcctctgaattctctatttagagatgtgacctaggcgtttgtgccataatgatagcgaattctcatttagtttttttttgtacccgtttgcagtatttcattattataggaatttaagtcaagcctatatagattatccaccaaatgaccagagcaaatattattcgaattatagaagagactgactttattgtctccgaacgataaaaaataacctgatttgtccaaacgagaaacagaaaccaaattccgtctaaatgacggtacataaaatgtctttaataaatccaagtaaaatccactcgtggaacataatctaaaggttcctatagtttcgactgcaactatattgccgtctgccacatagatgtatctttcagcatcacttgacggtcggctccacaggcaacccttcatagtaacacttacatgagtagtagcagcagaatctacccaccaagtatcaataggtgcataacttaaactagcctaaaaaaaaaacgaaagtaagaattataccaTTCTTTACACGCCAGGTGGCATATTTA
This window contains:
- the LOC112723181 gene encoding calcium-binding protein CP1, encoding MCPSGRSLRTTASSGFRPAFDILDADHDGKISREDLRAFYSSVYGRGEDDVIGAMMTVADTNKDGFVEYEEFERVLSAVGNTERCGTSRPVGCGAIEDVFRVMDRDGDGKLSHRDLKVYMESAGFSATDDDIAAMIQFGGGDQNGGVTFDGLLRILALDCAPHN